In the genome of Mycobacteriales bacterium, one region contains:
- a CDS encoding FAD-dependent oxidoreductase yields the protein MAPAPPRTRRHPGIGRPRLAVVGSGVSGLTAAYVLQGAYDVTLFESESRLGGHAHTHDVPTADGRLIPIDTGFIVHNERTYPHLLRLFRELGVSTQDSDMSMSVRCDGCGLEYAGARGLRGFAAQPSALLRPEYVRLLAEVRKFHRQARRVLDSDECEGLTLGGFLAQGGYSTFFAQHFMMPFVSAVWSAGLGLARKYPARYLFEFFAHHGMLTVSGAPVWKTVVGGSRSYVERAAKGLSAVEVSTSVRSIRRYEDGVEIRDDMDQVRSFDRVVVATHADQALSMLENPTADERAVLGAIHYSRNETVFHTDASLLPRSTGARASWNYLLTECAPPDEKVHVSYHMNRLHQIHEPVDYVVTLNEPGLVRPDSVLDRMVYEHPIYTGESLAAQRRLPSLNLGRTAYAGAYHGWGFHEDGCLAGVRAAQAFGVEW from the coding sequence ATGGCGCCTGCTCCACCCCGCACCAGGCGACACCCGGGAATCGGGCGGCCCCGCCTGGCCGTCGTCGGCAGCGGCGTATCGGGGCTCACCGCGGCGTACGTCCTGCAGGGTGCCTACGACGTCACGCTGTTCGAGTCGGAGTCGCGGCTCGGCGGTCACGCCCACACCCACGACGTGCCCACCGCCGACGGCCGGCTGATCCCGATCGACACCGGCTTCATCGTGCACAACGAACGGACCTACCCCCACCTGCTCCGCCTCTTCCGGGAGCTCGGGGTGTCCACTCAGGACAGCGACATGAGCATGAGCGTGCGCTGTGACGGCTGCGGACTGGAGTACGCCGGTGCGCGGGGGCTCCGCGGTTTCGCCGCCCAGCCCAGCGCGCTGCTGCGCCCGGAATACGTCCGGCTGCTCGCCGAGGTGCGGAAGTTCCACCGGCAGGCACGTCGGGTGCTCGACTCGGACGAGTGCGAAGGTCTGACCCTCGGCGGCTTCCTCGCGCAGGGCGGCTACTCGACCTTCTTCGCGCAGCACTTCATGATGCCGTTCGTGTCGGCGGTCTGGTCGGCCGGACTGGGGTTGGCCCGCAAGTATCCGGCGCGCTACCTGTTCGAGTTCTTCGCCCACCACGGGATGCTCACCGTGTCGGGCGCACCGGTGTGGAAGACGGTCGTGGGTGGCTCCCGCAGCTACGTGGAGCGGGCCGCCAAGGGGCTGTCCGCGGTCGAGGTATCGACTTCCGTCCGATCGATCCGCCGGTACGAGGACGGGGTCGAGATCCGCGACGACATGGATCAGGTCCGCAGCTTCGACCGGGTGGTGGTGGCGACCCATGCCGACCAGGCGCTGTCGATGCTCGAAAACCCCACCGCCGACGAGCGCGCCGTACTCGGGGCGATCCACTACTCGCGCAACGAGACCGTCTTCCACACCGACGCGTCACTGCTGCCACGAAGCACAGGCGCCCGGGCGTCGTGGAACTACCTGCTGACCGAGTGCGCGCCGCCGGACGAGAAGGTGCACGTCAGCTACCACATGAACCGCCTGCACCAGATCCACGAGCCGGTCGACTACGTGGTGACCCTCAACGAGCCGGGTCTGGTGAGACCCGACTCGGTGCTCGACCGGATGGTCTACGAACACCCCATCTACACCGGGGAGTCGCTCGCGGCGCAGCGGCGGCTGCCGTCCCTGAATCTCGGCCGGACGGCGTACGCCGGCGCGTACCACGGCTGGGGATTTCACGAGGACGGATGCCTCGCGGGTGTGCGCGCGGCTCAGGCGTTCGGTGTCGAATGGTGA
- a CDS encoding DUF1365 domain-containing protein, producing the protein MTSASTPAIYRSRVTHARRGTTANEFGYDHAMWLVDLDDLPRLPWWLRAFARFESRDHLGDADRSIRGNLDRWLASQGVQVTGRVVMLTNARSLGYVFNPITVYWCHDAAGPQVCVVAEVHNTYGERHCYLLRPDETGRATTEKQFYVSPFLEMGGRYLIRVAPPGDTLHVTMALRQGEVTPFAATLTGRRVPVTVGTVVRSVISHPLSTYRVSALIRYQGVKLFLRKVPVVRRRPHIPQEGVQ; encoded by the coding sequence GTGACTTCAGCGTCGACGCCGGCGATCTACCGGTCCCGGGTGACCCATGCCCGGCGGGGAACGACGGCGAACGAGTTCGGTTACGACCACGCGATGTGGCTGGTCGACCTCGACGACCTGCCCCGGCTGCCGTGGTGGCTGCGGGCCTTCGCCCGGTTCGAATCCCGCGACCACCTCGGCGACGCCGACCGGTCGATCCGGGGCAACCTCGACCGGTGGCTCGCGAGCCAGGGCGTCCAGGTCACCGGCCGTGTCGTGATGCTCACCAATGCCCGATCGCTCGGCTACGTCTTCAACCCCATCACCGTCTACTGGTGCCACGATGCGGCCGGGCCGCAGGTCTGCGTCGTCGCGGAGGTGCACAACACCTATGGCGAGCGGCACTGCTACCTGCTCCGGCCCGACGAGACGGGCCGGGCCACGACCGAGAAGCAGTTCTACGTTTCGCCGTTCCTCGAGATGGGTGGCCGCTACCTGATCCGGGTCGCGCCGCCCGGGGACACGCTGCATGTGACCATGGCGCTGCGGCAGGGCGAGGTGACCCCGTTCGCGGCGACGTTGACCGGCCGGCGGGTCCCGGTCACCGTGGGCACGGTGGTCCGGTCCGTGATAAGTCATCCACTGTCCACATACCGGGTCAGTGCGCTGATCCGGTATCAAGGGGTGAAGCTTTTTCTGCGGAAGGTGCCGGTCGTCCGGCGTCGACCGCACATCCCTCAGGAGGGTGTGCAGTGA